GACATAAATGTGTATGATCATATCATGTACTTTTACAGACAATTCAAAGAGGAGGAGCAATAGATGATCTTAGCAACAAGGCTGAAGATTTACGTGACAATGTAAGATGTTAATGCTGCATGATGCGTACTTTTCTTTGCTCTGAAATCTTGAAATCAGATTCAAATACACTTTTTAACACCATGTTTCATGATTTCAGGCTAAAGAATTCAAGAAAAGGGGGGAACAGATCAAACGAAAGATGTGGTATCAGAATATGAAAATTAAGTTAATTGTCCTTGGAATCCTTATCCTCTTAGCACTCATAATCTGGCTTTCTATTTGTCGCGGTTTTAACTGCTCAAATTAGAATGGATCTTGTTTCCATTTGAACAATATATGTAAACTTGGTTCTGAATACACAGATGAGTCATTTATGTGTCAAATATGTTGGTTTTTCAGTGTAAAATCTTCGTTGTTTCTTTTGTTATTTGATAGAAACTACATTGTTTAGAGACGTGAGAATCATCATATTGCATCATTTAGAGATGATTTCCTTGTAATGATTTGAGTTTAGTTTTTATCGTGGATATCTGTACTATTAGGAAATTACAAGTTTAGTCTTGTACTTGTCGAATTTTACATTTTTTGTACAAATTATTTTCATGTTACAGTTTTAGTACAGCAAGTGAGtcattgttttttattttagttttttcaCCAAAATGGCGACGTATAACCGAAAATTGATAATGTGGCATCATAATTGCTGACAAAAAATCGACTCCAACGGAAAAAGATTAAATGTGAAGCAAGAACCAACATATTGAACTAAAACTATAAATGGGAAGTTTTAGAagtaaaatgaaaaatgaacaAATTATACTATATTCTCTATTCTATATACTCtcgatattattttatattatgaaatatgagaagattagataatttaatttaattatattgtaCGAAAATTTTAGAATACGGAAGTAAAAAATACttcatttatattaataaaatattataaaagcATATTTTAGCTTGTGAATTTGAAGTTAACCTATAAATGTTATATCTCATTTATTctccaaaatttttaaattactAAATGGGAAACCAACATTTTTTGTTATGTAActtacttatttttatttttggtcatTTTTCGGTCAATTCATAGTTTTAGTCCACTCACTTGaacatttttctcaattttgaTCATTGTCCATCAGAATATTGAAGTGATATCGGACACGTTAGCAATGTCCGAGACAACGCTAGCAATGCCCGACGTCACTCataattttcatataaacattgTTCTCCTTACTGAATACCTCTTTTATCTttctttatctttatttttgtttttaatattttaatattaatccAAAATTAAAATTCGAAGTCCCATTTTATACGTGATGGACACTGCAAGACAAGAATGGAGTACATAATAACTATCTAAACAAAACATCAAATATTGTGTTCAGATAGTTtatttagataaaaaaaaaattacaattagGTTTGTTGGATTAAGTGTGTATGAGTGAGAGTAGTATTGAGATGAGTGACCTCCTGAGAAGTTCTCGTATGTCAAGCTACTGACGTTGCTCTGCTTGATTTGGTTGGCCAGATGTGTCGTAAAAAAGTGACGTCAGATCTTAACGGATAATATTATCTCAGTTATGGATATGACTGATAGGATCGGGTAAAGGTGAAAgaatgtttagaagggggttgaataaacactaacaattttcacaacatttttctctttttatgagtcagtttagtaATATACTGATACTCGGCAATCTTgtaagtcgatatcaatcagttaacaatagaagtgcggaaataaactgactgatagatacaataaaactgaaataagaagacacaagattttatggatgttcggagatttcaaacactcgtatgtcaccccttctatcacaaagataagATATTCACTAAAACACTTTGATCGATAAAagagttgtacagacccacttcagttttggacttaacaatgtcaaactgaaactcttaattaCGAACCAGTTTACAGTATTCAATTGGACtgaaataatttagcacaactgatctcttcaagatcaaatattataataataacagtTTGTActtgtaagctcgaagtatagccttgaatgctatgaatgtatacaataagcgtgaagtttgaaatttgcaaagatttcagcagagtaacagctcAGTTGATAGAATAGTATATCGATCAGGTTGATTCAGATagtttctcagctgctcttctctgttatttataggctttgcctccaacggtaatattgaatACGATTTGAAACCTTCTATctgttgtttgccacgtcaacattcttctgacagtcgtatactgcagcttttctgaaatgtgATGATCCCAatacttgttgcagtcagcttttgtatAGTTGTCGGTTGAACGTCCTTTTCCTTAACTGATAACGTGTACTGCTGAAATATCAACTTATAGGAtgtagctgataagctcacaacttaTTGTAGTAACTGATTGTAAGCGTAGTTCAGTGTGCTAGTCCAGTTGCCTTTGAAAATCTGCGTACTAATCTTCAATTATGGACAACCAATAGTTTGCGTATTTTAGATCAATTTCTAttagtcttcttgatcagttagttcaatctattaaacgctcagtttgtcaaacttccgaaattcagtttccaacaaagACCGACAGTAGGAAAATGATAAGACTGATCTTTAAAGGATATGAGACAGCACCATCAGATAGACACACGCCTCTCCAGACTCATGAGCCTAACAGTTTGACATTAACACCTAAGTAGGTGCACTATGCGTTGCCACAAGTATAAGAAAACAAAGTTGTGTCTTGACTaacaactatatttttttaccTAATGGTAATCGCTTGATCCTAACAAGATTTATCACTCATATTTCCAATTTCACAATCAAGTATATTTTGAAGTAATCCATTCTCAAAAAAGTTTTATTCTTCCTATAAAACAGTAAGTACACCTAACTTAATATGAATATCAATTTCGTCCTATAAATTGATCTAAATTGGATTTCGATAATCTAATTAGTAAAAAATAGGTTTAAAACCTAAAAAGGGAGATTCTTTAAATGACATGGAGCCaccccaaaaatttaaaaaaaaaatgaaaattgagAATATTGTAGCTTGATCAAAAAGATTTTGCTTTCTACTTGTATATTTTGATTGATTAGGGTTATGGCAAAGTGAATATTTGGTACAAGTATATTTCTTATTTGGGGTGGGAAATCAACTAAACTTTTGAAGCATTATCGTCAAAAAGGGAGGTTTTAAAGTTAGAATCCAACCCAAAATACCCATTACTTGTTTGTTTACCATATCCATCGcaatagaaaataattttacaaaATTATTAGTAATTAAATGTGTTCTTGCAATTTCCAATAAGTCAATAGAACTATCTAAATTATTTTTCCTCTTAATTAGATTCATGAAAATATTCCGTGAGATAATTgaagaaattaaaattaaaacaaaccGTCGAATTgtgattaaaataatttatttaaattttatcttatGGAAAATTATCAAAGTTCTTCAATATTGTAACATCAAATTAGCTAGGTGAAAAGAGGcaataaaaatcaaattaatgtagaccaaaattaattaattgcatTTCAGATATTATAATCATGAGAGTGAACTTAACATTGATGTAACAATGGCAACCTTACCCTAAAACCAAGCATCACAACCCCAATTTCACAAGTAACATATCCATAGAAAACATTAATCTCTATCTATGACAACATTCCCATGCACACACAAACCTTAACATTAACAAAAACCTAATAAACTCCAGCATCACTCACACCCTTGCACTAACTTCAATCGATAGAACAACCCGAAATACTCGTTAGAAACCTAACCAAGCACTATTATTGGGTATCCCTAACTTCAAATTCGTTGCGATTCTTGACAACAATGTCATACATATGCATGGACTTGAACTTGTTGAAGTCTTTTGGAAGAGAGATCAGATGAACTGTGGATCTCTTATGGAACTGCAACAAATCGGGATCATCGTAATACCTCTCCCATCCGAGGGACAATAATTTCCTCTCCAGAACACTATATGAAGTGATCACATCATTTGAGGGAAGATGGACCAAAACTTTCTTGGTATTGCATTCTCCGGCGTTCTCAACGAGCCGAACAACGCCGTTTTTGAACACCCAAACACCAGACATATCTTCCTGATATTGTGCTATGGATTTCAAGAGAGAAGTATGGGATGGAAGACTGTGGATTGTGATGACAAATACTATGTGGAACAAGGTGAGTGGTAGTACTGTGTGGTAACCTCAAATTAAGCTGATAAGTTTCTGTATCATGCAAAGGTTTATTATATAGTGGATGCTCTGGAATTTACTTTttgttcttttttctttttaaataataccCATATGCTATCtagaaattgaatttttattcttgataagTCATTTTTATCAATATTAGTTAAggcttgaaaattttaaaaataatacttaTGTGAGAAATCAATTAATTTGCAATTTTTGGAATGTAAAAACATAGTAAATATAGTTAtacaaaaattgaaaatattgaaattatgtGGCAATAATAATACAGTAGgatcgagtgcttaccgctttaccaaaagttatagctagtggtaatggtgcaacccAAATCTTTaaaaccgcacaacagctcaagcactacGGTtcaatcgctctaccaagcaaggacaattattgtacccaacaaATACTTTCAAGAACTTGTAAACAATATGAACGTACATGTAGTGATTACATTATATGTGTTGTGCAAGCAAGATTCAAGCAAAACTTGGAATTAAAAAGCATTCCTTTAGAATTTTctgattaaaaaataattggGAACTAGGTTCctgttgtatttttaaaaaaataaaagttactTTTTAATTGATTCAAGCACAAGAATTTCGGAAAGAGACTTTCATGGGATAATAAACTTATTTAAATAGTTATTTTACGTCCCAAAACCCTAGTGAATAAAGGCtacataattaaaaatactagaTTTTTGTCTTAATGGGTTCCTTAGAACCTTCTCTAATATTCTTACATGCATGCAGTAATATGTAATAATTTTTATAGACTTTCTAAATGAATCTATCTGTGcgtatctatatatataaagatcATGAGTTTGGACAAATATTtccttgaaatatttttttttcttctaagCTTTATATGTTCAATccattaaaatttcaaatgataataatataataactatattatatttaaaaaagtaATATAGTTATGTAGctgtaaatttaaatttataaaaaatttaaaatttgaaagtaTATAAGATCCATGCGTGGCATGAGTGTGACAAAAGGTGTAAGTTGTCAAAATCAAACTCGTGAGAAAGAAATTTACGACTTTCTCGACCCATGCTTTATGGATAGGATAAGAGAGAAAATAAGATATATTTATTTCCAcacatttaatttaattgtttttatatttaatttttagttgACGACTGAGGAAGAGAGGGAAATATCATAGTAGCCCATTCGAGGAAGGAATGGGGATTCAAAGAAAATTATTGAAAGCATATTACAAACGTGTTGAAAAGTCCATTCAATAGTCGATGGCTCAATACATATAgggattaaattaaataaacctcaattcaatttatattaaattttatctattttaagaaaattatatACTAAATCATCTactttattaaaatttaagatcagtttatatttgattaattaatgTATATTTTTTGTATCTATTATGTACCACGAAATGGTTTGGCACATTGATAAAATCATGGCTTTACCTAGATCTTTGTAGAAGCGTAAAGTCAAACATTCCTGTCccaagttatatatatatatatatatatcctttcTACTTGGGGCAAATATTTCCGTTTTTGGTCACAACCAAATGAAATCCCTTCATTTTAATTAAAAAGATTGTAAAAACTAGTTATTACTAAtctttgagtaggtctcttgtgagacgatctcattaatctttatctgtgagacgggtcaaccctaccgatgttcataataaaaaataatactcttagcataaaaagtaatacttttttgtggatgacacaaataagagatctgtctcacaaaatacgattcgtgagaccgtttcacacaaatttttgccctaAATCCTGTATCTCTGATTGGATTTAGAggtgatattatatatatataccaaaatatGTTATCCAATATAGcctctaaattcaattagagatacaggggatatatatatatatatatatatatatatatatatatatatattaataatgaaTTATTGTCGATATtttattgacaaaaacttgtgtgagacggtctcacggatcgtattttgtgagacagatctcttatttgggtcatccatgaaaaaatattatttttttctaagagtattactttttattgtgaatatcggtagggttgacccgtctcacagttaagattcgtgagatcatcttaCAAAAGacctattctattttatttggtTCTTGCTTATGTGGGAATCACAAACTCCAAAGCT
This window of the Primulina tabacum isolate GXHZ01 chromosome 4, ASM2559414v2, whole genome shotgun sequence genome carries:
- the LOC142541677 gene encoding flowering-promoting factor 1-like protein 3, with product MSGVWVFKNGVVRLVENAGECNTKKVLVHLPSNDVITSYSVLERKLLSLGWERYYDDPDLLQFHKRSTVHLISLPKDFNKFKSMHMYDIVVKNRNEFEVRDTQ